One window of the Thermasporomyces composti genome contains the following:
- a CDS encoding glycosyltransferase 87 family protein — MRTPFLRVAALAAPPVLAALVVAPFSVRFEGFWPWDPRVVDLEVYRYTGQVLLEGGDILTARTPRDGLAFIYPPFAALLCVPLVVIPLVALKALWLAATAIVLFAVLYRLGLTGWPLSLVTTGCVFFVEPVRETIGFGQVNVFLMAMVVLDLVPGPRLSGLLVGRRLLPAGVLTGIAAAIKLTPALFAVYLLVARQWRTARWVVLSAGAATLLGLVALPRESIAFWQILLSGDTRTGYTSFLFNQSILSAVLRFLGETGSAHRLGLILSACVALVGAWAAALWHRRGHVLFAVSLCGVATLLASPLSWTHHFVWVVPLAFAIRNRVLPPLVRGLATAFVLWVSAAVFKQMPWGQGVELTYAFGDKLVAAVTPMLGVALVVAAAVTTPRRSTSRTTRPRLETPAVQ, encoded by the coding sequence GTGCGAACTCCATTCCTGCGCGTGGCCGCGCTCGCCGCTCCGCCCGTGCTGGCGGCACTCGTCGTGGCGCCGTTCTCGGTTCGGTTCGAGGGTTTCTGGCCATGGGACCCGCGCGTCGTCGACCTTGAGGTCTACCGCTACACGGGGCAGGTCCTGCTGGAGGGCGGTGACATCCTCACCGCCCGCACGCCACGGGACGGCCTGGCGTTCATCTACCCGCCGTTCGCGGCGCTGTTGTGCGTGCCGCTCGTCGTGATCCCGCTCGTGGCGTTGAAGGCGCTGTGGCTCGCGGCCACGGCGATCGTCCTGTTCGCCGTGCTGTACCGGCTCGGCCTGACCGGATGGCCGCTCAGCTTGGTGACGACAGGGTGCGTGTTCTTCGTCGAACCGGTTCGGGAGACGATCGGCTTCGGGCAGGTCAATGTCTTCTTGATGGCGATGGTCGTCCTCGACCTCGTGCCCGGTCCTCGCCTGAGTGGTCTCCTCGTGGGGCGACGCCTGCTGCCGGCGGGGGTGCTCACCGGGATCGCGGCGGCGATCAAGCTGACCCCCGCTCTCTTCGCCGTCTACCTGCTGGTGGCGCGTCAGTGGCGGACCGCCCGGTGGGTGGTGCTGTCGGCGGGGGCGGCGACGCTGCTCGGCCTGGTGGCCCTGCCTCGGGAGTCGATCGCCTTCTGGCAGATCCTGCTGAGCGGCGACACCCGCACCGGCTACACGTCGTTCCTGTTCAACCAGTCGATCCTCTCGGCTGTGCTGCGGTTTCTCGGCGAGACCGGAAGCGCTCATCGGCTCGGTCTGATCCTCAGCGCCTGCGTCGCGTTGGTCGGCGCGTGGGCGGCCGCGCTCTGGCATCGCCGAGGGCATGTTCTCTTCGCCGTGTCGCTGTGCGGTGTGGCCACGCTGCTCGCCTCGCCCCTGTCGTGGACCCACCACTTCGTCTGGGTGGTGCCGCTCGCCTTCGCGATCCGAAACCGTGTCCTTCCCCCGCTCGTTCGGGGTCTGGCGACGGCGTTCGTCTTGTGGGTGAGTGCGGCGGTCTTCAAGCAGATGCCGTGGGGTCAAGGGGTGGAGCTGACGTACGCGTTCGGGGACAAGCTGGTCGCCGCCGTCACCCCGATGCTGGGCGTCGCGCTCGTCGTCGCCGCCGCGGTGACGACGCCACGCCGCTCCACATCGCGGACCACGCGACCGAGACTCGAGACGCCCGCCGTACAGTGA
- a CDS encoding PQQ-dependent sugar dehydrogenase — MRRTIVLAVAAITLGVTAGCANPSTPAASPPPPSPPPPTARTPATARPISTPTPVKPARPTVDGTIVDDLTTPWGLAFLPTGEALVAERDTGRIKLIEKSGDTTTVGRVRGVRAVAESGLLGLAVAPTTGNRDPLVFAYVTTATDNRVIAMPYDRAKQELGKPRVILSGIPSGAIHNGGRMTFGPDGYLYIGTGDASHGDLAQDLDSLGGKILRITPDGKPAPGNPFPNSPVWSYGHRNVQGLAFDDDGRLWATEFGQDTWDELNLIQKGGNYGWPEVEGIATKPSPTTSPRSTATPTPSPTAGESDFIDPVAQWRPDDASPSGLAYAAGSLWMACLRGERLWRIQVDGPRVVGKPQMFFRTSYGRLRTVALAPDNTLWLTTSNTDGRGRPAEDDDRILRLRLTR; from the coding sequence GTGCGCCGCACCATCGTCCTCGCCGTCGCCGCCATCACCCTCGGGGTCACCGCCGGATGCGCGAACCCCTCGACGCCCGCCGCCTCGCCGCCTCCGCCCTCACCTCCGCCGCCCACGGCGAGGACGCCGGCCACCGCACGACCGATCAGCACCCCCACGCCCGTGAAGCCGGCCCGTCCCACAGTGGACGGCACGATCGTCGACGACCTCACCACCCCGTGGGGACTGGCGTTCCTGCCCACCGGTGAGGCCCTCGTGGCGGAGCGGGACACCGGCAGGATCAAGCTCATCGAGAAGTCAGGCGACACGACCACGGTCGGCCGGGTGAGGGGTGTGCGAGCCGTCGCCGAGAGCGGCCTGCTCGGCCTCGCCGTGGCCCCCACCACGGGCAACCGAGATCCGCTGGTCTTCGCCTACGTGACCACCGCGACCGACAACCGCGTCATCGCGATGCCGTACGACCGCGCCAAGCAGGAGCTCGGCAAACCACGCGTCATCCTGAGCGGCATCCCGTCCGGCGCGATCCACAACGGCGGCCGTATGACGTTCGGCCCCGACGGCTACCTCTACATCGGCACCGGAGACGCCTCTCACGGCGACCTCGCGCAAGACCTGGACTCCCTCGGCGGCAAGATCCTGCGGATCACCCCCGACGGCAAACCCGCACCAGGCAACCCGTTCCCCAACTCACCGGTCTGGAGCTACGGACACCGCAACGTCCAGGGCTTGGCGTTCGACGACGACGGACGCCTGTGGGCCACCGAGTTCGGACAGGACACCTGGGACGAGCTCAACCTCATCCAGAAGGGTGGCAACTACGGCTGGCCCGAGGTGGAGGGCATCGCCACGAAGCCCTCGCCGACGACGTCACCGAGATCAACCGCCACGCCGACACCGTCCCCCACGGCCGGCGAGAGCGACTTCATCGACCCTGTGGCGCAATGGCGGCCCGACGACGCGTCACCGTCCGGCCTCGCCTACGCCGCGGGTTCCCTGTGGATGGCCTGCCTGCGCGGCGAGCGGCTCTGGCGGATCCAGGTCGACGGCCCTCGGGTGGTCGGGAAGCCCCAGATGTTCTTCCGGACGAGCTACGGCCGTCTGCGCACCGTCGCCCTGGCGCCGGACAACACGCTCTGGCTCACCACCAGCAACACCGACGGCCGCGGCCGTCCAGCCGAGGACGACGACCGCATCCTGCGGCTACGGCTCACCCGGTGA
- the gatA gene encoding Asp-tRNA(Asn)/Glu-tRNA(Gln) amidotransferase subunit GatA: MTELTKLSAAELAGMIRSGEVSAVEVTQAHLDRIAKVDDRVRAFLYVDTEGALAAARAVDERRAAGEDLGPLAGVPLGLKDVFTQKGVPTTCGSKILEGWRPPYDATVVRRLREAGVVILGKTNMDEFAMGSSTENSAFGPTRNPWDTDRVPGGSGGGSAACLAAFEAPLAIGSDTGGSIRQPAAVTGTVGVKPTYGGTSRYGLVAMASSLDQPGPCARTVLDAALLHEVIAGHDPLDSTSIDQPVPPVVEAARSADVRGLRVGVVKELGGEGYQPGVEQRFREAVDLLAELGAEVVEVSCPHFVYALPAYYLIMPSECSSNLARFDAMRYGLRVGDDGIRSAEEVMALTREAGFGPEVKRRIMIGTYALSSGYYDAYYGQAQKVRTLIARDFERAFESVDVLVSPTTPTTAFRLGERVDDPLAMYKADLCTIPSNLAGNASASFPCGLSPEDGLPVGLHVMAPVLADDRLYRVGAAVEAALVDRWGGSLLEQAPAL; this comes from the coding sequence ATGACCGAGCTCACCAAGCTGTCCGCGGCCGAGCTGGCCGGGATGATCCGCAGCGGCGAGGTCTCCGCTGTGGAGGTCACCCAGGCGCACCTCGACCGCATCGCCAAGGTCGACGATCGAGTGCGGGCGTTCCTCTACGTCGACACCGAGGGCGCGCTGGCGGCGGCGCGTGCCGTCGACGAGCGTCGCGCGGCGGGGGAGGACCTCGGACCGCTGGCGGGTGTGCCGCTCGGCCTCAAGGACGTCTTCACCCAGAAGGGCGTGCCGACCACGTGCGGCTCGAAGATCCTCGAGGGATGGCGCCCGCCGTACGACGCCACGGTGGTCCGGCGCCTGCGCGAGGCGGGCGTGGTGATCCTCGGCAAGACCAACATGGACGAGTTCGCGATGGGCTCGTCGACGGAGAACTCCGCGTTCGGGCCGACCCGCAACCCGTGGGACACCGACCGGGTCCCGGGCGGCTCCGGGGGCGGGTCGGCGGCCTGCCTGGCGGCTTTCGAGGCGCCGCTGGCGATCGGCAGCGACACCGGTGGCTCGATCCGGCAGCCGGCCGCCGTCACGGGCACGGTCGGGGTGAAGCCGACCTACGGCGGCACCTCCCGGTATGGCCTCGTCGCCATGGCGTCGAGTCTCGATCAACCGGGCCCGTGCGCGCGGACCGTCCTGGACGCGGCGCTCCTGCACGAGGTGATCGCGGGGCACGACCCACTTGACTCCACCTCGATCGACCAGCCGGTACCGCCCGTCGTCGAGGCGGCCCGCAGCGCTGACGTCCGCGGCCTCCGCGTCGGCGTGGTCAAGGAGCTGGGCGGTGAGGGGTATCAGCCTGGGGTCGAGCAGCGGTTCCGGGAGGCCGTCGACCTGCTCGCGGAGCTGGGCGCCGAGGTCGTCGAGGTCTCCTGCCCCCACTTCGTCTACGCCCTCCCGGCGTACTACCTGATCATGCCGAGCGAGTGCTCGAGTAACCTCGCCCGCTTCGACGCCATGCGCTACGGCCTGCGGGTCGGTGACGACGGCATCAGGAGCGCCGAAGAGGTGATGGCGTTGACCCGCGAAGCGGGATTCGGTCCCGAGGTCAAGCGCCGCATCATGATCGGCACCTACGCCTTGTCGAGCGGCTACTACGACGCGTACTACGGCCAGGCCCAGAAGGTCCGCACGCTCATCGCGCGCGACTTCGAGCGGGCCTTCGAGTCGGTGGACGTCCTGGTCTCGCCGACCACGCCGACGACGGCTTTCCGCCTCGGGGAGCGTGTCGACGACCCGCTCGCGATGTACAAGGCCGACCTGTGCACGATCCCGTCCAACCTGGCCGGCAACGCCTCGGCGTCGTTCCCGTGTGGCCTCTCGCCCGAGGACGGACTGCCGGTGGGTCTCCACGTGATGGCGCCGGTCCTCGCCGACGATCGGCTCTACCGGGTCGGCGCGGCCGTCGAGGCCGCCCTGGTCGACCGGTGGGGCGGGTCGTTACTGGAGCAGGCTCCCGCCCTGTGA
- the ilvD gene encoding dihydroxy-acid dehydratase → MTYDIKPRSREVTHGLERAAARGMLRAVGMSDEDWEKPQIGVASSWNEITPCNLSLDRLAKAAKDGVHAAGGYPLEFGTISVSDGISMGHVGMHFSLVSREIIADSVETVVEAERLDGTVLLAGCDKSLPGMLMAAARLDLASVFVYAGSILPGKLDGRDVTIIDAFEAVGACARGLIPREKVDEVERAICPGEGACGGMYTANTMASAAEALGMALPGSAAPPAVDRRRDAIARRSGEAVVEMLRRGITARKILTKQAFENAIAVVMALGGSTNAVLHLLAIAREAEVDLTLDDFNRIGDKVPHLADLKPFGRFVMTDVDRVGGIPVVMRALLDAGLLHGDCLTVTGKTVAENLADVAPPDLDGTIIRALNNPIHRTGGLTILRGSLAPEGAVVKSAGVETEVFEGPARVFERERAALDALEDGTIQPGDVVVIRYEGPKGGPGMREMLAITGAIKGAGLGKDVLLLTDGRFSGGTTGLCVGHIAPEASDGGPIALIQNGDRVRLDLTTRTLDLLVDEDELERRRKEWQPIPPTFTRGVLGKYARLVKSAAHGAVCG, encoded by the coding sequence ATGACGTACGACATCAAACCGCGCAGTCGGGAGGTCACCCACGGGCTCGAGCGTGCCGCGGCGCGGGGAATGCTGCGCGCGGTCGGGATGAGCGACGAGGACTGGGAGAAGCCCCAGATCGGCGTCGCCTCCTCCTGGAACGAGATCACGCCGTGCAACCTCTCCCTCGATCGGCTGGCCAAGGCCGCCAAGGACGGTGTGCACGCCGCCGGCGGTTACCCGTTGGAGTTCGGGACGATCTCGGTCTCCGACGGTATCTCGATGGGTCACGTCGGCATGCATTTCTCGTTGGTGTCGCGAGAGATCATCGCCGACTCGGTGGAGACCGTCGTCGAGGCCGAGCGCCTGGATGGGACCGTCTTGCTGGCTGGCTGCGACAAGAGCCTGCCTGGCATGCTCATGGCCGCGGCCCGCCTGGACTTGGCCTCTGTCTTCGTCTACGCCGGTTCGATCCTGCCGGGCAAGCTCGACGGTCGCGACGTCACGATCATCGACGCTTTCGAAGCGGTCGGGGCCTGCGCGCGAGGCCTGATCCCGCGGGAGAAGGTCGACGAGGTGGAGCGGGCGATCTGTCCCGGCGAAGGTGCCTGCGGCGGCATGTACACGGCCAACACGATGGCCAGCGCGGCTGAGGCGCTCGGCATGGCGCTGCCAGGGTCCGCGGCGCCACCTGCCGTCGATCGGCGGCGCGACGCCATCGCCCGGCGCTCCGGCGAGGCGGTCGTGGAGATGCTGCGCCGCGGCATCACGGCCCGGAAGATCCTCACCAAGCAGGCGTTCGAGAACGCCATCGCCGTCGTCATGGCGCTCGGCGGCTCCACCAACGCGGTTCTGCACCTGCTCGCGATCGCCCGTGAGGCCGAGGTCGACCTCACCCTCGACGACTTCAACCGGATCGGGGACAAGGTGCCGCATCTGGCTGATCTCAAGCCGTTCGGCCGTTTCGTCATGACCGACGTCGACCGGGTGGGCGGCATCCCGGTCGTCATGCGGGCGCTGCTCGACGCGGGTCTGTTGCACGGTGACTGCCTCACCGTGACCGGCAAGACGGTCGCGGAGAACCTCGCCGACGTCGCGCCGCCGGACCTGGATGGCACGATCATCCGGGCCCTCAACAACCCCATCCACCGCACTGGCGGCTTGACGATCCTGCGCGGGTCGCTCGCTCCCGAGGGCGCCGTCGTCAAGAGCGCCGGTGTGGAGACCGAGGTGTTCGAGGGGCCGGCTCGAGTCTTCGAGCGGGAGCGCGCGGCGTTGGACGCCCTCGAGGACGGCACGATCCAGCCCGGCGACGTGGTCGTGATCCGCTACGAGGGCCCCAAGGGCGGGCCGGGCATGCGGGAGATGCTCGCGATCACCGGCGCCATCAAGGGCGCCGGCCTCGGCAAGGACGTCCTGCTCCTCACCGACGGCCGTTTCTCCGGAGGCACGACCGGCTTGTGCGTGGGCCACATCGCACCTGAGGCGAGCGACGGCGGGCCGATCGCGCTCATTCAGAACGGCGACCGGGTGCGCCTCGACCTGACCACGCGCACGCTCGACCTGCTGGTCGACGAGGACGAGCTGGAGCGCCGGCGCAAGGAGTGGCAGCCGATCCCGCCGACCTTCACGCGCGGGGTGCTCGGCAAGTACGCCCGCTTGGTGAAATCCGCCGCGCATGGCGCGGTGTGCGGCTGA
- a CDS encoding acetolactate synthase large subunit: MSEHMTGAQSLIRALEAAGVDTVFGIPGGAVLPAYDPLLDSRQIRHILVRHEQAAGHAAEGYALATGKVGVCMATSGPGATNLVTPIADAYMDSVPIVAITGQVPSTSIGTDAFQEADIRGITLPITKHNFLVTDADEIPRTIAEAFHIASTGRPGPVLVDIAKDALQAMTTFSWPSSVDLPGYRPVTRPHAKQVREAARLIVESRRPVLYVGGGVIKARAAKELRVLAEMTGIPVVTTLMARGAFPDSHRLHLGMPGMHGTVAAVGALQKADLLIALGARFDDRVTGKLSTFASHAKVVHADIDPAEISKNRVADVPIVGDCREVIADLVVAIQAEHAAGRRGDYTEWWRVLDDWRQRYPLGYDKPEDGSLAPQYVIERIGQIAGPEALYVTGVGQHQMWASQFISYENPGTFLNSGGAGTMGFGVPAGMGAKVGRPDATVWVIDGDGCFQMTNQELATCALEGIPIKVAVINNASLGMVRQWQTLFYNERYSNTDLHRGGSGSQSNGVVTRIPDFVRLAEAYGCVGLRCERPEDVDDVLAKAMEVNDVPVVVDFIVHRDAMVWPMVAAGTSNDDIKIARDLAPEWTHDDL; the protein is encoded by the coding sequence ATGAGCGAGCACATGACCGGGGCCCAGAGCTTGATCAGGGCACTGGAAGCGGCCGGGGTTGACACTGTGTTCGGTATCCCCGGTGGCGCGGTACTCCCGGCGTACGATCCGCTCCTCGACTCGCGGCAGATCCGTCACATCCTCGTGCGCCATGAGCAGGCGGCTGGTCACGCCGCTGAGGGGTACGCCCTGGCCACCGGCAAGGTGGGCGTCTGCATGGCGACCTCCGGACCTGGCGCCACGAACCTTGTGACGCCGATCGCCGACGCGTACATGGACTCCGTGCCGATCGTCGCGATCACCGGACAGGTTCCGAGCACCTCGATCGGTACCGACGCGTTCCAAGAGGCAGACATCCGAGGGATCACCCTCCCGATCACCAAGCACAACTTCCTGGTGACCGACGCTGACGAGATCCCTCGCACGATCGCCGAGGCGTTCCACATCGCCTCGACGGGTCGTCCCGGACCGGTCCTCGTCGACATCGCCAAGGACGCCTTGCAGGCGATGACGACGTTCTCCTGGCCGAGCTCGGTCGACCTTCCGGGCTACCGTCCGGTGACCCGCCCGCACGCCAAGCAGGTGCGCGAAGCCGCCCGACTGATCGTCGAGTCGCGACGGCCTGTCCTTTACGTCGGCGGCGGCGTCATCAAGGCTCGCGCGGCCAAGGAGCTTCGTGTGCTCGCGGAGATGACCGGGATTCCCGTCGTCACGACACTGATGGCGCGCGGCGCCTTCCCCGACAGTCACCGACTGCACCTCGGGATGCCCGGCATGCATGGCACCGTGGCCGCCGTCGGCGCGTTGCAGAAGGCCGACTTGCTCATCGCGCTCGGCGCGCGGTTCGACGACCGGGTGACCGGCAAGCTGTCGACGTTCGCGTCGCACGCGAAAGTCGTGCACGCCGATATCGACCCGGCCGAGATCTCCAAGAACCGCGTCGCCGACGTTCCGATCGTCGGTGACTGTCGGGAGGTCATCGCCGACCTCGTGGTCGCGATCCAGGCGGAGCACGCGGCGGGTCGACGTGGCGACTACACCGAATGGTGGCGCGTCCTCGACGACTGGCGCCAGCGTTACCCACTCGGCTACGACAAGCCTGAGGACGGGTCGCTCGCTCCCCAGTACGTCATCGAGCGCATCGGTCAGATCGCGGGTCCGGAGGCGCTCTACGTCACCGGCGTCGGCCAGCACCAGATGTGGGCGTCGCAGTTCATCTCCTACGAGAACCCCGGGACGTTCCTCAACTCCGGTGGCGCCGGGACGATGGGCTTCGGGGTTCCCGCGGGGATGGGCGCGAAGGTCGGGCGCCCGGACGCCACGGTCTGGGTGATCGACGGCGACGGCTGCTTCCAGATGACCAACCAGGAGCTGGCCACGTGCGCGCTCGAGGGCATTCCCATCAAGGTGGCCGTCATCAACAACGCCTCCCTCGGCATGGTGCGGCAGTGGCAGACCCTCTTCTACAACGAGCGGTACTCGAACACTGACCTGCACCGGGGCGGCTCCGGGAGCCAATCCAACGGCGTCGTGACCCGCATCCCCGACTTCGTTCGACTGGCGGAGGCCTACGGCTGCGTGGGTCTGCGCTGCGAGCGTCCCGAGGACGTCGACGACGTGCTGGCGAAGGCGATGGAGGTCAACGACGTGCCGGTGGTGGTCGACTTCATCGTCCACCGGGACGCCATGGTGTGGCCGATGGTCGCGGCGGGAACCAGCAACGACGACATCAAGATCGCGCGTGACCTCGCGCCCGAGTGGACGCACGACGACCTGTGA
- the gatB gene encoding Asp-tRNA(Asn)/Glu-tRNA(Gln) amidotransferase subunit GatB has translation MTVTTELMSYDEALERFDPVMGLEVHVELGTATKMFCGCPTGFGAPPNTQVCPTCLGLPGSLPVLNAAAVEYAIRIGLALNCEIASWCRFARKNYFYPDMPKNFQISQYDEPIAVNGEIEVEVEGRTFRIGIERAHMEEDTGKSLHVGGSGRIHGAEYSLVDYNRAGIPLIEIVTKPIEGAGALAPQVARAYVATLRELMRDLGVSEVRMERGELRCDANVSLRPRGETAFGTRTETKNVNSLRSVERAVRYEICRQAALLARGERITQETRHWHEDTGITTPGRSKEQAEDYRYFPEPDLVPLAPDPEWVEKLRATLPEPPSARRKRLFEAWGFTELEFRDILGAGALHLVEATVEAGATPAAARKWWLGELARRARESGVELDELPITPAQVAEVQRLVDAGKINDKLAREVFDGVLAGEGSPEEVVAARGLAVVSDDAALGAAVDQAIAANPEIAEKVRGGKVAAAGPLIGAVMKQMRGQADAARVRQLILERLGVS, from the coding sequence ATGACCGTCACGACCGAGCTGATGTCGTACGACGAGGCGCTCGAGCGCTTCGACCCCGTGATGGGTCTCGAGGTGCACGTGGAGCTGGGCACGGCCACGAAGATGTTCTGTGGCTGCCCGACGGGCTTCGGCGCGCCTCCCAACACCCAGGTGTGCCCCACGTGTCTCGGTCTGCCGGGCTCACTGCCGGTCCTCAACGCCGCGGCGGTGGAGTACGCGATCCGGATCGGCCTGGCACTGAACTGCGAGATCGCCTCGTGGTGTCGGTTCGCCCGGAAGAACTACTTCTATCCGGACATGCCGAAGAACTTCCAGATCAGCCAGTACGACGAGCCGATCGCGGTCAACGGCGAGATCGAGGTGGAGGTCGAGGGCCGGACGTTCCGGATCGGCATCGAGCGCGCCCACATGGAGGAGGACACCGGCAAGTCGCTCCACGTCGGTGGGTCCGGTCGCATCCACGGGGCGGAGTACTCCCTCGTCGACTACAACCGCGCCGGCATCCCGCTGATCGAGATCGTCACCAAGCCGATCGAGGGAGCCGGAGCTCTCGCCCCTCAGGTCGCCCGCGCCTACGTCGCCACGCTGCGGGAGCTCATGCGGGACCTGGGCGTGTCGGAGGTTCGCATGGAGCGGGGCGAGCTCCGCTGCGACGCCAACGTCTCGCTGCGGCCACGGGGTGAGACGGCCTTCGGGACCCGGACCGAGACCAAGAACGTCAACTCCCTCCGATCGGTCGAGCGGGCGGTGCGCTACGAGATCTGCCGGCAGGCCGCGCTGCTCGCCAGGGGCGAGCGGATCACGCAGGAGACCCGGCACTGGCACGAGGACACCGGCATCACGACCCCTGGTCGCTCCAAGGAGCAGGCGGAGGACTACCGCTACTTCCCCGAGCCTGACCTGGTGCCGTTGGCGCCGGATCCGGAGTGGGTCGAGAAGCTGCGGGCGACGTTGCCGGAGCCGCCGAGCGCGCGCCGCAAGCGGCTGTTCGAGGCGTGGGGCTTCACCGAGCTGGAGTTCCGCGACATCCTCGGCGCCGGCGCGCTTCACCTCGTCGAGGCCACGGTCGAGGCCGGTGCGACGCCGGCGGCCGCCCGTAAGTGGTGGCTGGGGGAGCTGGCCCGGCGGGCTCGGGAGTCGGGCGTCGAGCTCGACGAGCTGCCGATCACCCCGGCCCAGGTGGCAGAGGTCCAGCGGCTCGTGGATGCCGGGAAGATCAACGACAAGCTAGCCCGCGAGGTCTTCGACGGCGTGCTCGCCGGTGAGGGCTCGCCGGAGGAGGTCGTGGCGGCCCGTGGGCTGGCGGTGGTCAGTGACGACGCCGCGCTCGGGGCGGCGGTCGACCAGGCCATCGCGGCCAACCCGGAGATCGCCGAGAAGGTGCGTGGTGGCAAGGTCGCCGCGGCCGGACCGCTGATCGGTGCGGTCATGAAGCAGATGCGGGGGCAGGCGGACGCCGCCCGGGTGCGTCAGCTCATCCTCGAGCGGCTCGGTGTGAGCTGA
- a CDS encoding 2-hydroxyacid dehydrogenase, which produces MSHTSERGTSRPVRVWLPEPPEVYDGLPDGLAIDVYDGTGDPPASLGEVEFYVTPYLGPRHTVELIRSMPALKVVQTLTAGVEHVTPYLRDGVTLCNARGVHDASTAELAVGLILASLRGIPDFVRAQDAGEWVAGRREALADKQVLILGAGSIAQALRRRLAPFECEVTCVARSAREGVAGIDQLPELLPQADVVVLLVPLTDETRGLVDAKFLARMKDGALLVNVARGQVVDTEALVAELVSGRLRAALDVTDPEPLPKGHPLWSAPGVLISPHVGGNTSAFLPRGRRLVSAQLRRYVAGEPLANVVTGAY; this is translated from the coding sequence ATGAGCCACACATCCGAACGCGGCACGAGTCGGCCGGTGCGGGTCTGGCTGCCCGAGCCACCCGAGGTGTACGACGGGCTGCCCGACGGTCTGGCGATCGATGTCTACGACGGAACCGGCGACCCGCCCGCCTCTCTCGGCGAGGTGGAGTTCTACGTGACGCCGTACCTGGGTCCCCGCCACACCGTCGAGCTGATCAGGTCGATGCCGGCGCTGAAGGTCGTCCAGACGTTGACGGCCGGCGTCGAGCACGTCACGCCGTACCTGCGCGACGGTGTCACTCTGTGTAACGCGCGCGGGGTTCATGATGCGAGCACGGCGGAGCTCGCCGTGGGGCTCATCCTCGCCAGCCTCCGTGGTATCCCCGACTTCGTGCGTGCGCAGGACGCCGGCGAGTGGGTGGCGGGCCGACGCGAGGCGCTGGCCGACAAGCAGGTGCTGATCCTCGGCGCCGGCTCGATCGCGCAGGCGCTGCGCCGACGGCTCGCGCCGTTCGAGTGCGAGGTGACGTGCGTGGCGCGGAGCGCCCGGGAGGGGGTGGCCGGGATCGACCAGCTGCCCGAGCTGCTCCCGCAGGCGGACGTCGTGGTCCTCCTGGTTCCGCTGACCGACGAGACCCGAGGTCTGGTCGACGCGAAGTTCCTCGCCCGGATGAAGGACGGGGCGCTCTTGGTCAACGTCGCCCGCGGTCAGGTGGTCGACACCGAGGCGCTCGTCGCGGAACTCGTCAGCGGGCGCTTGCGGGCCGCCCTTGACGTCACCGACCCCGAGCCGCTGCCGAAGGGCCACCCGCTGTGGTCCGCGCCGGGGGTGCTCATCAGCCCGCACGTCGGTGGCAACACCTCCGCGTTCCTGCCGCGCGGCCGTCGTCTGGTGAGCGCGCAGCTGCGTCGATACGTCGCCGGCGAGCCGTTAGCGAACGTGGTGACCGGTGCCTACTGA